The genomic segment GATCGTGCCGTTATATTGATAGAGGCCATTTGCGCCAAAGTCTGCATACAAGATGTTATTTGAAGTCAGCATCTTCTCTGGATTGCCGGGGGTGATCTGCGACCAGGCAGTGCCGTTATGCATATAGATGCCGCTTCCGGTATAGGATGCATACAAATTGGTGCCCGATGCAACCATCAGAACTGGAGTTCCCGGGGTAAGCTGTGANNNNNNNNNNNNNNNNNNNNNNNNNNNNNNNNNNNNNNATTGGTGCCCGATGCAACCATCAGAACTGGAGTTCCCGGGGTAAGCTGTGACCACGCAGTACCATTATACCGATAGATGCCTTTTCCGGTAAAGGATGCATATAAGTTCGCACCTGAAATCACCATATTTGTCGGAGTGTCGGAGGTAATCCGCGCCCAGGTAGTGCCGTTATGCATATAGATGCCGCTTCCGGTATAGGATGCATACAAATTGGTGCCCGATGCAACCATCATAACTGGAGTTCCCGAGGTAAGCTGTGACCACGCAGTGCCGTTATGCATATAGATGCCATTTCCGGTAAAGGATGCGTATAGGTTTGAACCTGATGTCACCATCATAATCGGATTACCAGGAGAAAGGCGTGACCAGGTTGTACCGTTATATTGATAGATGCCGGCACCGGTAAACGTTGCATATAGCATGGATGATGTAGTGGATGTAGTGGTAACAATAACTGTCGCAGTTGCGCTAACGGAAACATTGCCTGCTGCATCTTTAGCCCAGGCATAAAGAGTTTTGCTTCCTGCACTGACAAAGGTATAGCTGGTCGGTGCTGGCAGGGTCCAACCTGCGCTCCCCGGAGACGGTACGGTAGGAGTCTCGGTCAGCAGATAACCTGTTACACCTACGTTGTCTGTTGCGATGAAGCTGGTAATGGGAACAACAAGCGTAATAGCTGTTGCCGGAACGACAAAAACTGTTACGGTAGGAGCCATTGAGTCTGCCACCGGGAAACTTGCCGGATCACCGGGTAAAGTCCTCGCGTTGATTTCTTGAATATTAGTAAAACCGTCACCATCGGAATCGAGATTTTGAATAGCTGTGTAACTGTAGCCGTTTAGTACATAGTCATTAGCGAAATCATTAAGATTTCCTGCGGTATTCGTACCTCCAGGATGACAGAGCCCACAGGTGTTTAGTGGGGTTGCCGATGTTCCATACTGATTGTTGAAGTCTGTTAAATAGCTCCTGAGAGCCAAGGCTGAGCTTGCCATTATGACTATCAACATTGTTACAAACAATGCTCCCCCGCTTACTTTCTTCATGTTATTTTCCTTTCTGTTTCTTGCTTTGGTTTATCTTTTTCTCTCATATCCACAATCCTTTATCTTGAACTTTGCTCTCGCTTAACTAAGCAAAGGATGTGCCAGAAAAGAAATAATAAGTGTATGCATATGATATTATTGTATAATTATGTAAATAATCCCGAAGCGAGGCAGGATGGAAAAACATAAAGTGTATGGATTATCCTTCGGAAATAATCATTACAATGGTGGAAGACAGCGGTAATATTGATATATTTTATGAATGGTTTTTCCTTCAATCCTTGCAATAAGCCAAACGGATTCAATTGGTATTGCACCAGCAGAGCATAGAGAGCGGTGCGGCACTTAGAGTTATAAACAAAAGTTGTGTTCAGGAAAATATAGGTGTGTCCCCATCGGTTGATGGGAAATCGAGATTGAGACGGTTTAAATCAATATAGATTTAAAAGATCAGCCTTCCGCAAGGAACGGCAGCGGTTTGTCCATCCGGTAAACCAGCGACTGGCAGGTTGCCAGAAGTTTTCCTGAATCATCCGTGGCGCGGATATCGTAGGCGGCGGTTCTTTTTGTTTTGTTGATTTCCCGGGCTTCGGCCGTCAGCTTGGCCCCTTTGGCCGGCGACGCCAGATAATTGATGTTCATGCTCAACGCGACGGCCATCGTGCCGTGTGAATTGGAGGCGACTTCAAAGGCCGCATCCATCAGAGAGAAGATTGCTCCGCCATGAGCCATACCGAACATGTTTTCCATGTCGGGGGTAAAACACATTTCAACTCTGGCGTAACCTTCCTCTACATCAACCAATGTCAATCCGAATTTTTTACCGAAGGGTTCCTGCTCAATCTGCGCGAATATCGCCTGTTTTACTTTTTCATCCATGGCGGTCTCCCGAAACAGAGTATTTAAATTGTATATATATGATTATTGACGTTCGTGTCAAAAAAGAAAAGGGCTTCTTTCAGGAAGCCTTTCATTAAATAATGCTGATGAATATTATCATTAATATAAATTTGTATTTATCGATAAAAGTTCGTATAAGGCATGTATTGCCGGGGCGGCAATACAAGAAGTGCTTTATGCCGATGAGAGAAGGAAATCATGAGTTCACTGATCATTAAATGGGAAAAAATTGTCAGAGGGTCCAGTCCCGTCATCAACGGATTGCTTTTGGCCATCGGCGTCGCCGTGATTGCCCGGTTGCTCCACTCGTTGATTCCCGGGCCGGTCAATAAGGCGGTCAGCGATATCGTTATCGCGGTTCTGCTGGGTCTTTTCATCCGCAACGTCGTTGGTGTTTCCGGGACCTGTGAATCCGGAATCAAGTTCGCCTTGACGCACGTATTGCGTCTGGGCATCATTCTGCTCGGCTTAAGACTGAGCCTGCAGGATATCGCTGATACCGGCGGTGCTGCGATGTTGCTGGTTTTCACCTGCATTGCCATTGCGCTCGCGACGGCCTATGTCGTCGGCCGTCTGTTCCGGATCCCGCCCCGTCTTGCCACACTTATCGGGGTGGGAACCGCCATCTGCGGCAATACAGCCATCATTGCGACGGCGCCAGTCATCGGGGCGAAGGAGGAAGAAGTCAGCTTTGCGGTAGCCGTTATCACACTCTTCGGACTGATTGCCGTTATTTTTTACCCGATCATCGGGCAGTACCTGGGCCTGAGCAACACAGCCTTCGGCTTGTGGGCGGGCACCGCCGTCAATGACACGTCCCAGGTCGTGGCAGTGGGGGCAGCGCACAGTCCGATTGCCTTAAGTGTTGCAACGGTCGTAAAACTGATGCGCAACACCATCATGGCGCCCCTGATCATCCTGGTGGGGCTGCTCTTGAGGCATCAGGTGCCCTCGGATGATTCTCCGCAATCGGTCATTCCAAGCGGTGGAATTCTCATTCCCTGGTTTGTTGTCGGCTTTCTGATGATGTCGCTTATCCGCACAACAGGCATCAGTGCCGGAGTATTACCGCGGAATGTCGCCGTGCCGGGCGCATTGCAGACGGCCGCGTCGGTGCTCAACACCTTTGATGCGATAGCCAAGTTCGCGATTCTTACGG from the Deltaproteobacteria bacterium HGW-Deltaproteobacteria-6 genome contains:
- a CDS encoding thioesterase, with protein sequence MDEKVKQAIFAQIEQEPFGKKFGLTLVDVEEGYARVEMCFTPDMENMFGMAHGGAIFSLMDAAFEVASNSHGTMAVALSMNINYLASPAKGAKLTAEAREINKTKRTAAYDIRATDDSGKLLATCQSLVYRMDKPLPFLAEG